A genomic region of Venturia canescens isolate UGA chromosome 9, ASM1945775v1, whole genome shotgun sequence contains the following coding sequences:
- the LOC122416347 gene encoding histone-lysine N-methyltransferase SETMAR-like, translated as MEQRAAIKCCFKLGKSGSETYQMLKTAYGEDCLSRSKVFEWYGRFKNGRESLEDDPREGRPSTSTTDDNVERVRTLVASNPRVSVETLSRKLNISVGSVYHILHDVLGKKKICAKFVPHSLTLDQKQWRLDASLNFLDWANTHENFLNKIVTGDETWCFQYDPTTKRQSAEWRSQEEGRPLKVRATKSKIKTMFISFFDSHGIIHSEFVPTGQTVNAAFYKDVLDRLLKRIRRIRPELYSSGDWFLLHDNAPSHSSILVSEFLTKKSVTVIRHPPYSPDLAPADFFLFPKIKIAMKGERFQDVEAIKRIRKL; from the coding sequence ATGGAGCAACGTGCCGCTATCAAATGTTGTTTCAAATTGGGAAAAAGTGGTTCCGAAACTTATCAAATGTTAAAAACTGCATATGGCGAGGATTGTTTAAGCCGAAGCAAGGTTTTTGAGTGGTATGGACGATTTAAAAACGGCCGTGAGTCGCTGGAAGACGATCCGCGCGAGGGGCGTCCCTCCACGTCAACAACAGACGATAATGTCGAACGAGTGCGCACGCTGGTGGCTTCCAATCCACGCGTTTCGGTTGAAACATTATCTAGGAAGCTAAACATCAGTGTAGGAAGCGTTTATCATATTTTACACGACGttcttggtaaaaaaaaaatttgcgcaAAATTTGTTCCTCACTCACTGACGCTGGATCAAAAACAGTGGCGTCTCGACGCTTCACTCAATTTTCTTGACTGGGCTAACACGCATGAAAATTTCTTAAATAAAATTGTAACTGGTGATGAAACATGGTGTTTTCAATACGATCCCACAACGAAACGCCAGTCTGCTGAATGGAGAAGCCAGGAGGAAGGACGGCCCCTCAAAGTTCGCGCAACCAAATCCAAAATCAAAACGatgttcatttcttttttcgattctcatgGAATTATCCACAGCGAGTTTGTGCCAACCGGCCAGACGGTGAATGCAGCATTTTATAAAGATGTGCTGGACAGACTTTTGAAGCGGATTCGACGCATAAGGCCAGAACTTTACAGTAGTGGCGATTGGTTTCTCTTGCATGACAATGCGCCCTCTCATTCCTCGATCCTCGTTTCAGAATTTTTGACCAAAAAATCAGTTACTGTGATCCGCCACCCACCATACTCACCAGATCTGGCTCCAGCGgacttttttctatttcccaAGATTAAAATTGCCATGAAGGGCGAGCGTTTTCAGGATGTAGAGGCCATAAAACGCATTAGGAAAttataa
- the LOC122415705 gene encoding probable multidrug resistance-associated protein lethal(2)03659, translating into MDGLMGKERERCPHEKANFFSKLFFWWMKRFLIPGADTDFKMENIFHPLENDRTDRISDQLEIAWERESKRNSERWSGVEGHKRSSSTKLGYALISVFWLDHLKCGARIFLTNVALRGIQPILVAGIIDYFRVSGSGTGTSKNVAFLYGAILVSTSILIAVINHHTYLGMSRVGMRARVACSSLIYKKMLRLNKSAVSRTTPAEILQLFNHDLNRFDVLGSLAHRLWILPIQAIVFGGCLYVTTGPMTLVGFGMLLIFVVPFKFVINRYIKRQARQITHFSNRRTEFMDELINGIRVVKMYAWENPFARMISSARNSEMRAIRRVNYSRASSLAISMFSAKITIFAALVSYVLVGNNLTARVTFTVALYYSFLSDSALGFPLAILQTQEIAASLKKLQSFLTLDELRPASFVPEKGRERDSLNESHSSILSAYGIGRLPQIVETGESDEESSIVEAVYSCRRAFVKMNKLSADRGRGEWPLCDVSFEVDEGELCALVGRAGSGKTALLHVLLGELPIDKGHLCIGTKGVTNCDNFRQKFRRLRDTPNIVISYASQDRWLFAGTIRDNIVFGQAWESEKFRKITKACALSKDVRKWPRGYSTVVGERGIALSPSQISRINLARALYKNAELYLLDDPLSGLDIHLQQRLFDQCISGYLNGKTRILVTHQPRHLQSADTVVLIDRGLVKGQGSFEFLSESNSDFIRLLKVLRQPCYDENNRSENIANDRSGEETELEEFEFFESLSPIDSASMDWSGRNSLGSRTSIESSRTSMPGRISWRVWFHFLVAGSSLFGMTVLIGILITAQTLLTATDYWMSYWSNLETARRSLCEGSRILEKNKYREFTNDTIFSYFALLDEEGFLRRESAVYFYTFLVCCSVVFYLARNFHLTSICARASSRIHDEMFEKILRATMRFFKVNEPGHIVCKFSNDVSTMDTSLPDVLLEVNRAGLLTIGAFVTVAVTNPWMILPMLILFPIFYCLMKCYFRFSRGIKSLEDDCRSAIITQINATLEGLTTIRNSDPGVREILRRQFDSYLDIHSGTWFLKSAADAAFSMWLDLFICIFIACACFIPILLDHGDVFDGTVGLAIWQSLQLPGLLQNGLKQWIEACGYVTAVETILQYSDVKSEGSQVLDDPLPSNWPMKGRLTMKNVFLRYNENTLPSIKDVNLTIESGWKLGIIESPAADKSSLISVILRLENEALSGEIMIDGRDTSRIGLEELRSQISVIPQDSILFSGTLRYNLDPLDRYEDDVLWEALKDVELAHLNLDLPVMKGGANFSVGQRQLVCLARAILKNNRILIIDEATANMEARTDAIIKKVFKTKFARHTVITVSRRLPTVIQSDRILVMSDGKVSEFGCPYELIRLNPGGPFAQMIQETGPMMAERLTGLARAACLEQPAQHSLDLDSLNLLEEGATTDFHED; encoded by the exons ATGGACGGATTGAtgggaaaagaaagagaacgaTGCCCACACGAAAAGGCGAACTTTTTCAGCAAATTATTCTTCTGGTGGATGAAAAGATTTTTGATTCCCGGTGCGGACACGGATttcaaaatggaaaatatttttcatccgcTCGAGAACGATCGGACTGATAGGATCAGCGATCAATTGGAAAT AGCTTGGGAAAGAGAATCGAAAAGGAATTCGGAGCGCTGGTCGGGGGTCGAGGGACACAAACGTTCAAGCTCGACGAAGCTCGGTTACGCCTTAATTTCCGTATTCTGGTTGGATCACTTGAAATGTGGCGCACGAATTTTCCTGACGAACGTAGCGTTGAGAGGTATTCAGCCGATTTTAGTAGCGGGAATAATTGACTACTTTAGGGTAAGTGGCTCGGGAACAGGGACGTCGAAAAATGTTGCTTTCCTTTACGGAGCCATTTTGGTTTCGACGAGCATACTGATTGCCGTGATTAATCATCACACGTACTTGGGAATGAGTCGAGTGGGAATGAGAGCGAGGGTCGCGTGCAGTTCTCTAATCTACAAAAAA ATGTTACGATTGAACAAATCCGCTGTCAGTAGAACGACTCCTGCAGAAATACTTCAGCTGTTCAATCACGATCTCAACCGTTTCGATGTTCTCGGATCCCTCGCACACAGATTGTGGATTCTTCCGATCCAG GCAATCGTATTCGGAGGTTGCTTGTACGTTACGACAGGTCCAATGACTTTGGTGGGTTTTGGGATGCTTTTAATATTCGTGGTGCCCTTTAAATTCGTTATAAATCGATACATCAAGCGGCAGGCGAGACAAATCACGCATTTTTCTAACCGGAGAACAGAATTTATGGACGAACTTATAAACGGAATTCGG GTCGTTAAAATGTACGCTTGGGAAAACCCTTTCGCAAGAATGATATCGAGCGCCCGAAATTCCGAAATGCGGGCTATCCGCAGGGTGAATTACTCGAGAGCGTCATCGCTGGCCATCTCAATGTTCTCGGCCAAAATAACCATCTTCGCAGCCTTGGTGTCTTACGTTCTCGTTGGAAATAATCTCACTGCCCGAGTCACGTTCACCGTAGCGCTTTACTACAGTTTCCTCTCAGATTCGGCCCTGGGATTTCCATTGGCGATCCTGCAAACTCAGGAAATCGCTGcgtcattgaaaaagttacag AGTTTTTTGACGCTGGATGAGCTCCGCCCAGCGAGCTTCGTGCCGGAGAAGGGAAGAGAGCGGGATTCTTTGAACGAAAGTCACAGCAGCATTTTGAGCGCCTACGGCATCGGCCGTTTGCCGCAGATCGTAGAAACTGGGGAGAGCGACGAAGAGTCTTCGATCGTTGAAGCAGTTTATTCCTGCAGACGAGCCTttgtgaaaatgaataaattatcaGCTGATCGGGGGCGCGGCGAGTGGCCACTTTGCGACGTTTCTTTCGAGGTCGACGAGGGCGAACTCTGCGCCCTGGTGGGCCGAGCCGGATCGGGGAAGACGGCTCTGCTTCATGTGCTCCTCGGAGAGCTGCCCATAGACAAAGGGCATTTGTGCATCGGTACGAAAGGCGTAACGAACTGCGATAACTTCCGACAGAAATTTCGACGCCTTCGCGACACCCCGAACATCGTGATTTCTTACGCCAGTCAAGATCGTTGGCTATTCGCCGGTACGATTCGCGATAATATCGTCTTCGGGCAGGCCTGGGAgtccgaaaaatttcgaaaaatcacaaaagccTGCGCCCTTTCGAAGGATGTGAGGAAATGGCCTCGAGGCTACTCCACCGTTGTTGGTGAACGGGGAATCGCGCTCTCTCCTTCTCAAATATCCCGCATCAATCTAGCACGAGCCCTTTATAAAAACGCCGAATTATATCTCCTCGACGATCCTCTGAGCGGCCTCGACATTCATCTTCAACAACGTTTATTCGATCAGTGCATCAGCGGCTATCTCAACGGTAAAACACGAATTCTGGTCACACACCAACCTCGACATCTCCAGTCCGCTGACACCGTCGTTCTCATTGATCGG GGATTGGTTAAGGGACAGGGAAGTTTTGAGTTCCTCAGTGAATCAAACTCCGATTTCATCCGTCTATTGAAAGTTCTCCGTCAACCGTGTTacgatgaaaataatcgaTCAGAAAATATAGCGAATGACAGAAGTGGCGAGGAAACGGAACTAGAAGAATTCGAGTTTTTCGAATCGCTTTCACCGATCGATAGTGCG AGCATGGACTGGTCCGGTCGAAATAGTTTGGGATCACGCACGAGCATCGAAAGCTCGAGGACGAGTATGCCAGGTCGAATATCCTGGAGAGTTTGGTTCCATTTTCTGGTCGCTGGAAGTTCCCTATTCGGGATGACGGTGTTGATTGGCATATTGATAACAGCGCAGACATTATTGACGGCAACAGATTATTGGATGAGTTATTGGAGCAATTTGGAAACTGCGCGGAGGAGTTTGTGCGAAGGTTCAAGAATActggagaaaaacaaatatcgCGAGTTCACAAACGACACgatattttcttacttcgcGTTGCTCGACGAAGAAGGATTTTTGCGGAGAGAATCGGCGGTGTATTTCTATACATTTCTCGTTTGTTGTTCCGTCGTTTTTTATCTTGCTCGGAATTTCCATTTAACGTCGATTTGTGCGAGGGCCAGCAGCCGAATCCACGACGAAATGTTCGAGAAAATACTCCGAGCTACGATGAGATTTTTCAAGGTCAATGAACCGGGGCATATCGTTTGTAAATTTTCCAACGATGTCAGCACGATGGACACATCATTGCCGGATGTTTTGCTCGAAGTTAACCGAGCCGGGCTCCTCACGATCGGAGCCTTCGTCACCGTCGCTGTCACCAATCCTTGGATGATATTACCGATGCTCATTCTGTTCCCCATTTTTTACTGCTTGATGAAATGTTATTTCAGATTTTCCCGTGGCATTAAATCCCTCGAGGACGATT GTCGAAGTGCAATCATCACGCAAATAAACGCAACTCTTGAAGGATTAACGACGATAAGGAACAGTGATCCCGGTGTTCGTGAAATCTTGAGAAGGCAGTTTGACAGCTACTTGGACATTCATTCGGGCACGTGGTTCCTGAAATCCGCTGCGGACGCGGCTTTCAGCATGTGGCTCGATCTTTTCATTTGCATCTTTATAGCTTGCGCTTGCTTCATACCGATTCTCCTCGATCACG GAGACGTTTTCGACGGAACGGTCGGTCTCGCCATTTGGCAATCGCTCCAATTGCCCGGTTTGCTTCAAAACGGGCTGAAGCAGTGGATCGAAGCCTGCGGATACGTGACAGCAGTCGAGACAATCTTGCAGTACAGCGATGTCAAGTCCGAAGGTTCCCAAGTCTTGGACGATCCGCTGCCTTCCAATTGGCCAATGAAAGGACGATTAaccatgaaaaatgtttttcttcgttaCAATGAAAATACTTTGCCAAGTATCAAA GATGTGAATTTAACGATCGAATCGGGCTGGAAATTGGGAATAATTGAATCTCCAGCAGCAGACAAAAGTTCTCTGATATCGGTGATACTCCGTTTGGAGAATGAGGCTTTGAGCGGCGAGATAATGATCGACGGAAGAGACACATCGAGGATTGGGCTGGAGGAACTCCGTTCCCAAATATCCGTCATACCTCAAGACTCGATATTGTTTTCGGGGACATTGCGTTACAATCTCGATCCTTTGGATCGTTACGAAGACGATGTTCTATGGGAAGCTCTTAAGGACGTTGAGTTGGCCCATTTGAACTTGGACCTTCCGGTTATGAAGGGCGGAGCGAATTTCTCCGTTGGTCAACGACAATTGGTTTGCCTGGCACGTGCCATCCTCAAAAACAATCGAATTTTAATAATAGATGAAGCCACTGCGAACATGGAAGCGAG GACCGATGCCAtcattaaaaaagtttttaaaacgAAATTCGCCAGACATACGGTAATCACCGTATCCCGAAGACTGCCAACGGTTATCCAAAGCGATCGTATTTTGGTGATGAGCGACGGTAAAGTTTCT GAATTCGGCTGCCCTTACGAGCTCATACGCCTCAATCCGGGGGGTCCTTTCGCCCAAATGATTCAGGAGACTGGCCCGATGATGGCAGAACGTTTGACGGGATTGGCGAGGGCTGCTTGCCTCGAACAGCCCGCGCAGCACAGTTTGGATCTCGACAGTTTG